A region of the Cytobacillus sp. IB215665 genome:
TCTGTGAAAGAATACGCAGGGAAAAGCTTAGGATATATTCAAATTACTTCTTTTTCTGAAGACACGGATGAAGATTTCGAGCAACAGCTAGAACAGCTTGAAAAACAAAATATAGATGGTCTTGTTGTTGATGTTCGTGGAAATGGTGGAGGTTATTTAGATAGTGTCGAGAAAATGTTAAAGCAATTAGTTACGAAAGATAAGCCATATGTACAAATTGAAGACCGCAATGGTGAGAAGCTACGTAGTTCTTCATCATTAAAGGAACAGAAGCCATATCCAATCGTAGCTCTAATTAATGAAGGAAGTGCCTCTGCATCAGAAATCTTTGCTGTGGCGTTAAAAGAAGCAGGTGGTTACGATATTTTAGGGGAAACATCATTCGGAAAAGGAACAGTTCAACAGGCGATTCCGATGGATGATGGAAGCAGTGTAAAGCTTACACAATTTAAATGGTTAACACCAGATGGAAACTGGATTCATGAAAAAGGTGTGGAGCCAACTATTGAAGTGAAGCAACCAGCTTATTTTTACACAAATCCAATCCAGTTTGAAGAAGATTTAGCCTATGATATGAATTCTGAACAAATTAAAAATATTCAAATCATGTTAAAAGGACTAGGCTTCGACCCAGGCCGTGAAGATGGCTATTTCGGGAAAGAAACTGAAACAGCTGTATCGAAGTTTCAGCAAGAGAATAACATTGAAGCTACGGGAGTTATAAATCAAGAAACAGCAACACAAATAGAAGATAGAATTATTGAGGAAATCGGTAAAGAAGAAAATGATGCTCAATTAAAGGCAGCATTGGAACAACTGACAAAATAAGTTGCAAAGGTCTGACACTACAATCAAATTCTGTGTAAATATCTTTTTAGAGATGCTATACATGGTATGATTGTGTGGCAGACCTTTTTTTATTTATTTTCTTGTTTCTTCATGTGAATTTTTGTAGTAGACAAGATTGTCAGTCCACTCATCGAATTCAAAGATAAACCCTTTCCTTATACATTCAAATTCCATACCTACTCTTTTGGCTAATTGAATGGATGGTGTATTATCAGTATTAATATGGGCTTCAATACGATGGAATTTTAAATCTCTGAAGGCCATATTAAGTGCTTCATTTACAGCCTCCTTACCATAGCCTTTCCGCCAATGATGATTATGAATCGTATAACCAATTCTACCCCATTGAAAAGTATCTCTTGCTAAAGTGGAAAAATCAATCATGCCTATATGTGTACCTGCTTCTTTCAGGAAAATACCGAATATGTACACTTGATCACTCAATGCTAATTCTTGATGCCTTTCTACTAAGTTGTTAAACCACTCACGTGTACACATACTCACATCAATTTTTCCTTCGTCATGCCTATGTTGAGATTGGAGTCTATTGTTAAATTCGTTAAGCCAGTTTTCGTAATCTTCTTGTGCTAATGGTCTTATGACTAATCTTGTTGATGCCGAAGCAGTATTAAATTGCTGCAAATAAACACCCCTAAATACTTTATATTTTTTTCATACTTAAATATACAACTAGTGCTATTTTCGTAAACTTTGTTGCTACTGTTATCAAATTAGTTCCAAAAAGTGGTTTGATATTGTTAGTTATCGATGTACAGAAGAAAAGATGCCACGAACTCTAGTTGTGTATATATTTATTTCTTAATACGAAAACAACAGTCAATGCGAAAACAGCCTTTATAAAACGCTTATTAAGCTTTATGTAACTAATTTACTTTAGTAAACAAAGAGGTAAGAGCTAACGAGCTAACTCATTTGCTAGATCACACACACAATCATGTAAACTACTAAATAAATTCGTATTTGATGTAATATTCATAGATGCAAATTATGTATTCACATCATATCATGAAAGGTCAAGCAGAGGTTAATATTGAACATATCCTTTTTTCCAACAATTTGATAAAATAATAGATAACTAATTGTACGTATTTTATAGATAACAGAGGGGGTGGCTTAGTGGTAGAAGAGTGGGTACTAGAGTTCCTTAAAGCGATTGGTCGCTTTTTCCTTCATCCATTAACATATTATTTCATTGCATATACATTACTAATCGGCTTTATCCGTGTGAAGAAAGAACGTCGTGATTTCCATGTTCGTATTTATGATTCTTTTCATGAGCTTCGATCCTTATTCTCAGTCGGTTTATTTGCCGGAGCAATTCTTTCAATCGTCACAATCGGGGTAGGAATTGTTCTAACATTAGAAACTATTGTTATCGTGGCAATAATTACTTTGATATTAAGCTTTATGATCACACCTAGATTGTTAACACCTGCAAATGTGTTAGGCTTAACATTTTTTTCTTTAATATTATTACCTAAATTAGACTTGAATGATTTTGCTATGTTGTCATTTTCGTCAGACCAGTTGTG
Encoded here:
- a CDS encoding S41 family peptidase gives rise to the protein MSRKTAVILIVISMLLGAGGTYAGVKYVDDDQPVIQSDQLTSVEDKAVQQEVTKDEEDFTKVEEVFELIKNRYVEQIDDSELIEGAIEGMIETLEDPFSSYMDKETADQFNQSLSSSFEGIGAEVSMEDGILTIVTPFKNSPAEKAGLKSKDKVIKVDGESIEGLDLFEAVLKIRGEKGTTVVLEVIREGVSDTITFDVVRDEIPIETVYSSVKEYAGKSLGYIQITSFSEDTDEDFEQQLEQLEKQNIDGLVVDVRGNGGGYLDSVEKMLKQLVTKDKPYVQIEDRNGEKLRSSSSLKEQKPYPIVALINEGSASASEIFAVALKEAGGYDILGETSFGKGTVQQAIPMDDGSSVKLTQFKWLTPDGNWIHEKGVEPTIEVKQPAYFYTNPIQFEEDLAYDMNSEQIKNIQIMLKGLGFDPGREDGYFGKETETAVSKFQQENNIEATGVINQETATQIEDRIIEEIGKEENDAQLKAALEQLTK
- a CDS encoding GNAT family N-acetyltransferase, which produces MQQFNTASASTRLVIRPLAQEDYENWLNEFNNRLQSQHRHDEGKIDVSMCTREWFNNLVERHQELALSDQVYIFGIFLKEAGTHIGMIDFSTLARDTFQWGRIGYTIHNHHWRKGYGKEAVNEALNMAFRDLKFHRIEAHINTDNTPSIQLAKRVGMEFECIRKGFIFEFDEWTDNLVYYKNSHEETRK